One region of Gossypium raimondii isolate GPD5lz chromosome 6, ASM2569854v1, whole genome shotgun sequence genomic DNA includes:
- the LOC105773100 gene encoding uncharacterized protein LOC105773100 isoform X1: protein MEQSFFDRMITHLRSSCKYYTGYPKDLGPSRVIHFKSEREFVQLLQQGHPVVVAFTIRGNYTKHLDKVLEEAAVEFYPNVKFMRVECPKYPGFCITRQKNEYPFIEIFHSPEQAADQGRVVDPSTTRYSVKVLPFNYDLSAYGFREFFKRHGIQTSDRK, encoded by the exons ATGGAGCAATCATTTTTTGATAGAATGATCACCCATCTCCGTTCATCTTGCAA gtATTATACTGGTTATCCTAAAGATCTTGGACCATCACGAGTTATTCATTTCAAATCCGAGCGTGAATTTGTACAGCTACTTCAGCAAGGTCATCCCGTTGTTGTTGCATTCACTATCAG GGGGAACTACACAAAGCATCTTGACAAAGTACTGGAGGAAGCTGCTGTTGAGTTCTATCCGAATGTTAAATTTATGCGC GTTGAGTGCCCAAAATATCCAGGGTTTTGTATAACACGGCAGAAGAATGAATACCCATTCATTGAAATATTTCATAGTCCAGAGCAA GCAGCAGATCAAGGGAGGGTTGTCGATCCAAGTACCACAAGATATTCTGTAAAAGTTCTACCT TTCAATTACGATCTCAGTGCTTATGGATTTAGAGAATTCTTCAAGCGCCATGGGATTCAAACATCAGACCGAAAGTAA
- the LOC105773100 gene encoding uncharacterized protein LOC105773100 isoform X2 has protein sequence MEQSFFDRMITHLRSSCKYYTGYPKDLGPSRVIHFKSEREFVQLLQQGHPVVVAFTIRGNYTKHLDKVLEEAAVEFYPNVKFMRVECPKYPGFCITRQKNEYPFIEIFHSPEQAADQGRVVDPSTTRYSVKVLPFNYDLSAFNILGLWAFCTLNPLYA, from the exons ATGGAGCAATCATTTTTTGATAGAATGATCACCCATCTCCGTTCATCTTGCAA gtATTATACTGGTTATCCTAAAGATCTTGGACCATCACGAGTTATTCATTTCAAATCCGAGCGTGAATTTGTACAGCTACTTCAGCAAGGTCATCCCGTTGTTGTTGCATTCACTATCAG GGGGAACTACACAAAGCATCTTGACAAAGTACTGGAGGAAGCTGCTGTTGAGTTCTATCCGAATGTTAAATTTATGCGC GTTGAGTGCCCAAAATATCCAGGGTTTTGTATAACACGGCAGAAGAATGAATACCCATTCATTGAAATATTTCATAGTCCAGAGCAA GCAGCAGATCAAGGGAGGGTTGTCGATCCAAGTACCACAAGATATTCTGTAAAAGTTCTACCT TTCAATTACGATCTCAgtgcttttaatattttaggtttGTGGGCATTCTGTACATTAAACCCCTTATATGCTTAA